The following proteins are encoded in a genomic region of Magallana gigas chromosome 1, xbMagGiga1.1, whole genome shotgun sequence:
- the LOC105337734 gene encoding mucin-21 translates to MGNTAPRHSFKYNVEQDNSSVGSTESQPSPRCYRYNMTQGKSQGQHVTPSVTMEMTCDNLQHLCCSADGTVWVCRRPQILQLDRKGQTLLLLEVKIEICGLAAGSKDDLIFTDGKNKRLIYTRFDGDIITKKVMSTNDWFPIGICFAENGDIVVGLFLPSARGRVTRYSEDGDVISAVEHDNHGDQLYSFPAFVTENGNGDIVVSDHLRRAVIVVDRWGRYRFTYTADKLNRPDAVPFLPFGVCCDSLLNIIVADSCNDCLHLVSVNGEFLYILLNKSSGLYRPVALSMSKNEKLFVGDRNGIKIFKLDRQQVSTEDRKSSRSNSLSSLEINRVSGSGEKTQMSERVRVGNHPSGSLSLHRSSTEKGISTMADFGRKEQVAVNIQKSQSLRGNQSVPNLNAFIAKQKGEGGSVNKKITQTPQQVHAMTSQSTAVPTNNPNPLHSSSTTLNKAATLPLKTSMTNFNSGMPSPFTFRKTNALTNSSRTMEQSPLSITTSSALTCTTVPKTSISTLSTTTLQPSLSKDPKMTTVSSGATANMKIKESTSSPAMATQVSKSDTSSVSSTKETSGTSKKVPTSKTIPDKSSDKKSSSSPPDSNNESVTKPKAIQSSDRKEATGTPKSSPKKAKSAKSSKDSKEKDTKGMKSSSGTSNNENGAKAKPISDSKTSQSPGMKEISAGTSNSSSKKTSSSSSSSKDSKENKTGSQDTRKEPEVVSSSGRDNSQNHVQIHKKTEEIKQNPQSAASSRKPPSTKEISSETKEKTTTKVSLHSESNKTGVVRRNEDSDVCRSIKATEPLSSDTKEISNTVPSGKSRTRDSNIIESTRI, encoded by the coding sequence ATGGGAAACACTGCGCCTCGCCATTCGTTTAAGTATAATGTCGAGCAAGATAACTCTTCGGTTGGTAGCACAGAGAGCCAACCATCCCCGAGATGTTACAGGTACAACATGACCCAGGGCAAAAGTCAAGGTCAACACGTGACACCTTCCGTGACGATGGAAATGACATGTGACAACTTACAGCACCTGTGTTGTAGCGCAGACGGCACCGTCTGGGTTTGCAGACGACCTCAAATTCTTCAACTGGATCGGAAAGGGCAAACACTGCTGCTCCTAGAGGTCAAGATAGAGATTTGTGGTCTCGCCGCCGGTTCGAAAGACGATCTCATCTTTACAGACGGGAAAAACAAGCGACTGATATACACCCGGTTTGACGGTGACATCATCACCAAAAAAGTCATGTCCACGAACGATTGGTTTCCAATCGGCATTTGCTTCGCGGAAAATGGCGACATTGTTGTCGGACTGTTCCTCCCCTCCGCTCGGGGCCGTGTCACCCGATATAGCGAAGACGGTGACGTCATTTCCGCCGTGGAACACGACAACCACGGGGATCAGTTGTACTCATTTCCCGCCTTTGTTACTGAAAATGGAAACGGAGACATCGTGGTTTCCGATCATTTGAGGCGGGCAGTGATCGTCGTCGACCGGTGGGGACGATACCGCTTCACGTACACAGCCGATAAACTCAATCGTCCCGACGCCGTGCCTTTCCTGCCGTTTGGCGTCTGCTGCGACTCCTTACTGAACATAATCGTGGCAGACAGTTGCAATGATTGTCTGCATCTTGTGTCAGTGAACGGCGAGTTTCTGTACATTTTGCTCAACAAGTCTTCGGGCTTGTATCGACCAGTGGCTTTATCCATGAGCAAGAATGAGAAATTGTTCGTTGGAGACAGAAATGGGATCAAAATCTTTAAGTTGGACAGACAGCAAGTGTCTACTGAAGATAGGAAAAGTTCAAGGTCTAATAGTTTATCGTCATTAGAGATAAACCGAGTTTCTGGTAGTGGTGAAAAAACACAAATGTCGGAACGGGTCCGTGTTGGAAATCATCCGAGTGGTTCACTAAGCTTACATCGATCGTCCACAGAAAAAGGCATTTCTACAATGGCTGACTTCGGAAGGAAAGAACAAGTGGCGGTGAATATTCAGAAGAGTCAGAGTCTTCGAGGGAACCAGTCTGTCCCAAATCTAAATGCCTTTATAGCAAAACAAAAAGGAGAAGGAGGAAGTGTCAACAAGAAAATAACACAGACCCCTCAGCAGGTACATGCTATGACCAGTCAAAGTACTGCGGTACCTACAAATAATCCTAATCCTTTGCATTCCTCGAGTACCACTTTGAATAAGGCGGCTACACTGCCTTTAAAGACATCAATGACCAACTTTAATTCTGGGATGCCCTCCCCCTTTACGTTTCGCAAAACGAACGCATTGACGAATTCATCAAGAACAATGGAACAATCTCCATTATCAATAACAACGTCTTCCGCATTAACTTGCACGACGGTGCCTAAAACCTCTATTTCAACCTTATCCACAACAACGCTACAGCCGTCGCTTTCGAAAGACCCGAAAATGACAACGGTTTCATCAGGAGCAACTGCAAACATGAAGATAAAAGAGTCAACATCATCTCCAGCTATGGCGACTCAAGTCTCCAAGTCGGATACATCATCTGTTTCATCAACCAAAGAAACATCAGGTACGTCCAAGAAAGTGCCTACTTCAAAAACAATACCAGACAAATCATCGGATAAGAAATCCTCAAGCTCCCCACCAGACTCTAATAATGAGAGTGTGACAAAACCTAAAGCAATTCAATCGTCTGACAGAAAGGAGGCAACTGGGACACCCAAATCGTCACCCAAGAAGGCCAAATCAGCAAAAAGCTCTAAAGACTCTAAAGAGAAAGACACAAAAGGTATGAAGTCCTCTTCAGGAACTTCAAATAATGAAAATGGTGCAAAAGCTAAACCGATTTCGGATTCAAAAACATCACAATCGCCTGGTATGAAAGAAATTTCCGCTGGAACTTCAAATTCCTCATCGAAGAAAACTAGTTCATCAAGCAGCAGTAGTAAAGACTCTAAAGAGAATAAAACAGGAAGTCAAGACACAAGAAAGGAACCAGAAGTTGTATCTAGCTCTGGTCGAGATAATTCACAAAATCACGTTCAAATTCACAAGAAAACGGAAGAGATAAAACAAAACCCACAGAGTGCTGCTAGCTCTCGGAAACCACCTTCAACGAAGGAAATTTCGagtgaaacaaaagaaaagacaACAACAAAGGTATCACTACACAGTGAAAGTAATAAGACCGGTGTTGTGAGAAGGAATGAAGATTCGGACGTTTGTAGAAGCATCAAGGCTACGGAGCCTTTGTCTTCTGATACCAAGGAAATAAGTAACACTGTACCCAGTGGGAAAAGTAGAACAAGAGACTCCAATATAATCGAATCTACTAGGATATAG
- the LOC105337733 gene encoding tRNA (cytosine(72)-C(5))-methyltransferase NSUN6 isoform X1, whose translation MERRKVEFKEDVRDYLEASFANEAQNKEVCGSYFDVQQERLASPPMFTTLRLNTTKHSREEIHAIISQELQKVYMDRKWDPPKSFLHPELDDVLVIENRGPRPIKKMEKEVIIDQSCGMAVMRGADIFVQGILGAPTNMMLGDLVSVVVDLEGRVLKGDTQRLSGPRLHVGNGVAQFDRDGIFKSQPPPSGVGILMTEPLYEAPCLSDLRPDLIMAQNLPSIVCTYVLDPKPGERILDMCAAPGGKTTHIASRMQNKGEVIAIDRSDVKVEKIRSNLERWALTCVTCHACDALKVTVGQRGGDINFPEIPAGYFDRILLDVPCSALGQRPSIKNSMTLNSLKSYPGYQRKFIRKAVQLLRPGGVLVYSTCTITMEENEKQAVWMLENFPELILIAQHPHLGSRGRQCRGLSDDQRQALQMFDPACDISRDGSCDKMAAYNRDTIGFFIAKYTKIKK comes from the exons ATGGAAAGGCGGAAAGTCGAGTTTAAAGAGGATGTCAGGGATTACTTAGAGGCATCGTTTGCAAACGAAGCTCAG AATAAGGAAGTATGCGGATCCTATTTTGATGTGCAACAAGAGAGGCTTGCTTCCCCTCCTATGTTCACGACACTAAGACTGAACACAACAAAACACAGTAGGGAGGAAATACATGCAATTATCAGCCAAGAACTACAAAAG GTTTACATGGACAGAAAATGGGATCCACCCAAGAGTTTTCTCCACCCTGAACTAGACGATGTCCTAGTCATAGAAAATAGGGGCCCTCGGCCAATCAAAAAG atggaGAAGGAAGTGATTATTGACCAGAGTTGTGGGATGGCTGTGATGCGTGGGGCAGACATCTTTGTGCAGGGAATTCTGGGAGCACCTACCA aCATGATGTTGGGGGACCTGGTATCTGTGGTGGTGGATTTGGAGGGACGGGTTCTTAAGGGGGACACCCAGCGTCTCTCTGGGCCCAGGCTCCATGTGGGAAATGGTGTGGCACAGTTTGACAGGGACGGCATCTTCAAAAGCCAACCACCTCCAAG TGGAGTTGGAATTTTGATGACGGAACCCCTCTATGAGGCCCCATGTCTCAGTGACCTTCGACCTGACCTGATTATGGCACAGAACCTGCCATCTATAGTGTGTACTTATGTCCTTGACCCCAAACCAGGGGAGAGGATTCTGGATATGTGTGCAGCCCCTGGGGGCAAGACGACGCACATAGCCAGCAGGATGCAGAACAAG GGTGAAGTTATAGCCATTGATCGTTCTGATGTCAAGGTGGAAAAAATCAGGTCAAACCTGGAGAGGTGGGCTCTCACCTGTGTGACATGCCATGCCTGTGATGCTCTCAAGGTCACTGTGGGTCAGCGAG GTGGAGATATAAATTTCCCAGAAATCCCAGCGGGTTATTTTGACCGGATTCTCCTGGATGTTCCCTGCAGTGCGCTGGGACAGAGACCGTCCATAAAGAACTCTATGACCCTCAATTCTCTCAAATCCTACCCTGGCTACCAGAGGAAGTTCATACGAAAG GCTGTTCAACTTCTGAGACCAGGGGGTGTACTTGTGTACAGCACATGTACAATAACTATGGAGGAAAATGAAAAACAGGCTGTGTGGATGTTAGAAAATTTCCCTGAGTTAATCCTTATTGCACAG CACCCACACCTAGGATCACGTGGGCGGCAATGCCGCGGATTATCAGACGACCAGAGACAGGCGCTTCAGATGTTCGACCCGGCGTGTGATATATCACGTGATGGGTCATGTGACAAAATGGCAGCTTATAATAGAGACACGATAGGATTCTTCATTGCAAAATATacgaaaataaagaaatga
- the LOC105337733 gene encoding tRNA (cytosine(72)-C(5))-methyltransferase NSUN6 isoform X2 — MERRKVEFKEDVRDYLEASFANEAQNKEVCGSYFDVQQERLASPPMFTTLRLNTTKHSREEIHAIISQELQKVYMDRKWDPPKSFLHPELDDVLVIENRGPRPIKKMEKEVIIDQSCGMAVMRGADIFVQGILGAPTNMMLGDLVSVVVDLEGRVLKGDTQRLSGPRLHVGNGVAQFDRDGIFKSQPPPSGVGILMTEPLYEAPCLSDLRPDLIMAQNLPSIVCTYVLDPKPGERILDMCAAPGGKTTHIASRMQNKGEVIAIDRSDVKVEKIRSNLERWALTCVTCHACDALKVTVGQRGGDINFPEIPAGYFDRILLDVPCSALGQRPSIKNSMTLNSLKSYPGYQRKFIRKAVQLLRPGGVLVYSTCTITMEENEKQAVWMLENFPELILIAQPILLISTHT; from the exons ATGGAAAGGCGGAAAGTCGAGTTTAAAGAGGATGTCAGGGATTACTTAGAGGCATCGTTTGCAAACGAAGCTCAG AATAAGGAAGTATGCGGATCCTATTTTGATGTGCAACAAGAGAGGCTTGCTTCCCCTCCTATGTTCACGACACTAAGACTGAACACAACAAAACACAGTAGGGAGGAAATACATGCAATTATCAGCCAAGAACTACAAAAG GTTTACATGGACAGAAAATGGGATCCACCCAAGAGTTTTCTCCACCCTGAACTAGACGATGTCCTAGTCATAGAAAATAGGGGCCCTCGGCCAATCAAAAAG atggaGAAGGAAGTGATTATTGACCAGAGTTGTGGGATGGCTGTGATGCGTGGGGCAGACATCTTTGTGCAGGGAATTCTGGGAGCACCTACCA aCATGATGTTGGGGGACCTGGTATCTGTGGTGGTGGATTTGGAGGGACGGGTTCTTAAGGGGGACACCCAGCGTCTCTCTGGGCCCAGGCTCCATGTGGGAAATGGTGTGGCACAGTTTGACAGGGACGGCATCTTCAAAAGCCAACCACCTCCAAG TGGAGTTGGAATTTTGATGACGGAACCCCTCTATGAGGCCCCATGTCTCAGTGACCTTCGACCTGACCTGATTATGGCACAGAACCTGCCATCTATAGTGTGTACTTATGTCCTTGACCCCAAACCAGGGGAGAGGATTCTGGATATGTGTGCAGCCCCTGGGGGCAAGACGACGCACATAGCCAGCAGGATGCAGAACAAG GGTGAAGTTATAGCCATTGATCGTTCTGATGTCAAGGTGGAAAAAATCAGGTCAAACCTGGAGAGGTGGGCTCTCACCTGTGTGACATGCCATGCCTGTGATGCTCTCAAGGTCACTGTGGGTCAGCGAG GTGGAGATATAAATTTCCCAGAAATCCCAGCGGGTTATTTTGACCGGATTCTCCTGGATGTTCCCTGCAGTGCGCTGGGACAGAGACCGTCCATAAAGAACTCTATGACCCTCAATTCTCTCAAATCCTACCCTGGCTACCAGAGGAAGTTCATACGAAAG GCTGTTCAACTTCTGAGACCAGGGGGTGTACTTGTGTACAGCACATGTACAATAACTATGGAGGAAAATGAAAAACAGGCTGTGTGGATGTTAGAAAATTTCCCTGAGTTAATCCTTATTGCACAG ccAATTCTGTTAATAAG CACCCACACCTAG
- the LOC105335201 gene encoding DNA repair protein complementing XP-A cells homolog produces the protein MSESIPTPSSSDPQEDADVKLTAAQKARVERNRQRALLLRQSRLAKKPYSSSESKQKVARTVDTGAGFFLEEEDEEETRSKKTEVKHPLGPVLETATDALVCEDCGKEFMDSWLLTTYNVNVCDVCKEDTEKHALVTKSEVKDTYLLKDADLEVRDPPLKFIIRKNPRNPRWGDMKLYYGPQVYDRAMEVWGSEEGLEKAHDERSSKREKTKQKKFDKKVKELRLAVRSSLVKVNSGPHEHEYGPESYDEESDTYSVSCDCGHVRTYEKM, from the exons ATGTCCGAATCGATACCAACACCGTCTTCATCAG ATCCACAGGAGGATGCGGACGTCAAACTGACTGCGGCACAGAAGGCGAGGGTGGAAAGGAACCGCCAGAGAGCCCTGCTGCTGCGACAGTCCAGGCTGGCCAAAAAGCCATACTCCTCCTCTGAATCAAA ACAAAAAGTGGCACGGACAGTTGACACAGGAGCAGGGTTTTTCCTGGAAGAAGAAGATGAGGAAGAAACACGGTCAAAGAAGACAGAGGTCAAACATCCATTAG GTCCTGTACTGGAGACAGCCACTGACGCCTTGGTGTGCGAGGATTGTGGGAAGGAATTCATGGACTCCTGGCTCTTGACCACCTACAATGTCAATGTTTGTGATGTCTGCAA GGAAGACACAGAGAAGCATGCACTGGTCACAAAGTCAGAGGTCAAGGACACTTACCTCCTGAAGGACGCCGACTTGGAAGTGCGGGATCCACCCCTCAAATTCATCATCAGGAAAAACCCCAGGAACCCCCGCTGGGGGGACATGAAGTTGTACTATGGACCTCAG GTATATGATAGAGCAATGGAGGTGTGGGGCTCAGAAGAGGGGTTAGAGAAAGCTCATGACGAAAGGTCCagcaaaagggaaaaaacaaaacagaagaaGTTTGACAAGAAGGTCAAAG AGTTACGATTGGCCGTGAGGAGTAGTTTGGTCAAAGTTAACTCAGGACCCCACGAGCACGAGTACGGCCCCGAATCTTACGACGAGGAATCGGACACCTACAGTGTTTCCTGTGATTGCGGACATGTTAGGACTTAcgaaaaaatgtga